Proteins from a single region of Flavobacterium sp. K5-23:
- a CDS encoding glycosyltransferase family 2 protein — translation MSTLSVIIPTYNEIDYIEDAIKSVAFADEIIVIDSYSTDGTKEKAISLGCTVLERKFDNFSNQKNHAISSATSDWVLFLDGDERVTQKLRLEILSVIKSDKHSGYKISFPHFYMNRFLYHKVDRVVRLVKNKNIKFTGDVHEKLHVDGSIGTLKNFMIHYTYKGLFHLLEKKDSYAWFQANTSFKKGKKATYFHLIFKPFYRFFSSYILKRGFMDGVPGLALASINAYGVFSRYVKIILIQKGLK, via the coding sequence ATGAGTACACTTTCTGTAATAATCCCTACATATAACGAGATCGACTATATTGAAGACGCCATTAAATCGGTTGCATTCGCCGATGAAATAATTGTCATTGATTCCTATAGTACGGATGGAACAAAAGAAAAAGCAATTAGTTTAGGGTGTACTGTTTTAGAAAGGAAATTCGACAATTTTTCGAATCAAAAAAACCACGCCATTTCCTCTGCAACAAGTGACTGGGTATTATTTTTGGATGGAGATGAACGAGTAACTCAAAAACTAAGATTAGAGATACTCTCAGTAATAAAAAGTGACAAACATTCTGGATATAAAATTAGCTTCCCACATTTTTATATGAACCGCTTTTTATACCATAAAGTAGACCGAGTTGTACGATTAGTAAAAAACAAAAACATCAAGTTCACGGGAGATGTACATGAAAAATTGCATGTAGATGGAAGTATTGGAACACTGAAAAATTTCATGATTCATTACACCTATAAAGGACTTTTCCATTTACTGGAAAAAAAAGATTCTTACGCTTGGTTTCAGGCAAACACATCATTTAAAAAAGGAAAAAAAGCCACTTATTTCCATTTGATCTTTAAACCATTTTATCGCTTTTTCTCATCCTATATATTAAAAAGAGGATTTATGGACGGAGTTCCTGGTTTAGCTTTAGCAAGCATAAATGCTTATGGTGTTTTTTCAAGGTATGTGAAAATTATTTTAATTCAAAAAGGCCTAAAATAA
- a CDS encoding polysaccharide deacetylase family protein: MTRLPILMYHNVSSKEELSSGLTIAVQKLENQFRYLVENEFTSFHLSELDNLTAIPQKSVVITFDDVTVNQLDYAVPLLVKYNLKATFFIPFSYIGKADLWNEGKEPIMSLQQLRQLDSRVELGFHSFDHKKYAEMSESEINEDFEKCNQIIEQNGLKVYNALAYPYGNYPKKEPKKTQFKSVLKHNNVKMGLRIGNKVNKFPFKNPYEIMRIDVKGEDSMLKFKLKLRFGKLNLF; encoded by the coding sequence ATGACCCGACTGCCTATATTGATGTATCATAATGTATCCAGTAAAGAAGAGCTTAGTTCTGGACTGACTATCGCTGTACAAAAATTAGAAAATCAGTTTCGTTATCTGGTCGAAAATGAATTTACTTCTTTTCATCTTTCCGAGTTGGATAATTTGACAGCTATTCCTCAAAAAAGCGTTGTTATTACTTTTGATGATGTTACCGTTAACCAACTTGATTATGCTGTTCCCTTACTTGTAAAATACAATTTGAAGGCTACTTTTTTTATACCCTTTAGTTATATCGGTAAAGCTGATTTGTGGAATGAAGGAAAAGAACCAATTATGTCTCTTCAGCAATTACGACAGCTGGATAGTAGAGTAGAGTTGGGTTTTCACTCTTTCGACCATAAGAAATACGCTGAAATGTCTGAATCTGAAATTAATGAAGATTTTGAAAAATGCAATCAGATAATTGAGCAAAATGGTTTGAAAGTTTATAATGCATTGGCTTATCCTTATGGGAATTACCCGAAAAAGGAACCTAAAAAAACGCAGTTTAAATCGGTTTTAAAACATAATAATGTCAAAATGGGATTGCGAATAGGGAATAAAGTAAATAAGTTTCCTTTTAAAAACCCGTATGAAATAATGAGAATTGATGTGAAAGGGGAGGACAGTATGTTGAAATTCAAATTGAAACTTCGTTTTGGTAAATTAAATTTATTTTAG
- a CDS encoding glycosyltransferase family 2 protein, which translates to MKPKITALAITLNEEENVKRHIQSLGFADEIIFIDSNSTDATVKIAEELGVKVIQRSFDDFSKQRNFGIEQAKNDWIVFFDLDEIISPELGEEIVSKVASQDDSVAYTVRRNLFFLGKQIKYGGWQSDKVIRIFNKNHCKYNGDLVHESIVTNGKVGRLKERANHYSYKNFDNYNSKLNLYSKLQAEALYLKKIRPNSYHFFIRPNYRFFWQYVYRLGFLDGKEGFILAYIHSFAVLKRYLQLWMMHRKIQ; encoded by the coding sequence TTGAAACCAAAAATAACTGCATTAGCAATTACTCTGAACGAAGAAGAAAACGTAAAAAGACATATTCAAAGTTTGGGTTTTGCCGATGAAATCATTTTCATCGATTCAAATAGTACAGATGCTACCGTAAAAATAGCAGAAGAACTAGGTGTAAAAGTTATACAGAGGAGTTTTGATGATTTTTCCAAACAACGTAATTTTGGAATAGAACAAGCCAAAAATGATTGGATTGTTTTTTTCGACTTGGATGAAATTATTTCTCCTGAACTTGGGGAAGAAATTGTCTCAAAGGTTGCTTCTCAAGATGATTCTGTAGCTTATACTGTTAGAAGAAATTTGTTTTTTCTTGGAAAACAAATAAAATATGGCGGCTGGCAATCAGACAAAGTAATCAGGATTTTTAATAAAAACCACTGTAAATACAATGGGGATTTAGTACACGAATCAATCGTAACTAATGGCAAAGTGGGACGCTTAAAAGAAAGAGCAAACCATTACAGCTATAAAAACTTTGACAACTACAATTCCAAACTTAATTTATACAGCAAATTACAAGCAGAGGCTCTTTACTTAAAAAAAATCAGACCTAATAGCTATCATTTCTTCATTAGACCTAACTATCGTTTCTTTTGGCAATATGTATATCGCCTGGGTTTTTTAGATGGTAAAGAAGGTTTTATTCTGGCTTATATACATTCCTTTGCCGTTTTAAAGCGCTATTTGCAACTATGGATGATGCATAGAAAAATACAATAA
- a CDS encoding glycosyltransferase family 2 protein, with protein MFEIAAILINYNSSTLTQECIESILKNTDSTINFQIIVVDNCSEKDDFLKLKQYCDQNTFQHLQLVRSKINTGFGAGNMLGIHYASAKHIAFINNDTVFLNDCLSVLMKALKNDNSIGMVGGQSFKEDGKIMQAFDHFSSVSKEFFGRDFLEKINPKKYPKRKATYLTPTKVNYVQGSFMMVRNEDFNSIGGFDTNIFLYYEETDLCKRLEKTNKSCFLIPEARYIHYHGASTPSSINIKIELKISLLYVIRKHSGYLGYKLLLSHLQFQYFFKSFFKPKYWKLFRVLLVGAPLSKSLKTIQKIQTIN; from the coding sequence ATGTTTGAAATTGCTGCTATACTGATCAATTATAATTCCAGTACTCTTACTCAGGAATGCATAGAAAGCATTTTAAAAAACACGGATTCAACAATTAATTTTCAAATTATTGTTGTAGACAATTGCTCTGAAAAAGACGACTTTTTAAAACTGAAACAATATTGTGATCAAAACACTTTTCAACACTTACAACTAGTAAGAAGTAAAATAAACACAGGTTTTGGCGCAGGAAATATGTTAGGAATTCATTATGCATCAGCAAAACATATCGCATTTATAAATAACGACACCGTTTTTTTAAATGACTGTTTAAGCGTCCTAATGAAAGCGCTAAAAAATGACAATTCAATTGGAATGGTTGGCGGACAATCATTTAAAGAGGATGGCAAAATAATGCAAGCTTTTGATCATTTTTCATCTGTTTCAAAAGAATTTTTCGGAAGAGATTTTCTTGAAAAAATAAATCCTAAAAAATACCCAAAAAGAAAAGCAACTTATCTTACCCCTACAAAAGTAAATTATGTTCAAGGAAGCTTTATGATGGTAAGAAATGAAGATTTTAATTCAATAGGTGGTTTTGACACCAATATCTTTTTGTATTATGAAGAAACGGATTTATGTAAGAGATTAGAAAAAACAAATAAAAGTTGCTTTCTAATACCTGAAGCACGCTACATTCATTATCACGGAGCAAGTACGCCCAGTTCAATAAACATAAAAATTGAACTTAAAATTTCTTTGTTATATGTTATTAGAAAACATTCTGGATACTTAGGCTATAAATTATTACTGAGCCACTTGCAGTTTCAATATTTCTTTAAAAGCTTTTTTAAACCTAAATACTGGAAATTATTCAGAGTCCTTTTGGTTGGTGCTCCATTATCTAAATCCTTAAAAACCATTCAGAAAATTCAAACTATAAATTAA
- a CDS encoding glycosyltransferase, translating to MNSNPKISVIIPCYNNEKTIIDTVKSVIDQEYTSIEIIIINDGSTDNSLDIVTNYISKNNLDIILINQKNTGASKARNNGALQASGKYLLFLDADDIISKCYLRKCIQHLEQDKTLNIVYSGAEYFGARKGPWKLPEYSISNFLESNCIPVSAVIKRDVFNKVGGFDENLIYTEDWELWIKIIKDFGGVYKINEPLFFYRKNEDKSSITDNSKNLGQKSTIYIYNKHYDFFSKNKYDIETLLKSKDSNEKYKKKYYNVWYRKLFYKITKK from the coding sequence ATGAATTCAAATCCTAAAATATCTGTAATTATCCCATGTTACAACAATGAGAAAACAATTATAGATACTGTTAAATCCGTAATTGATCAAGAATATACTTCAATAGAAATAATTATCATTAACGACGGATCAACTGATAATAGTTTAGATATAGTAACAAATTACATATCTAAAAATAATCTGGACATTATTTTAATTAACCAAAAGAACACCGGTGCTTCAAAAGCAAGAAATAACGGTGCATTACAAGCATCGGGGAAATATTTACTGTTTTTAGATGCTGATGACATTATATCAAAATGTTATTTGAGAAAATGCATCCAACATTTAGAACAAGATAAAACATTAAATATAGTCTATTCAGGGGCTGAATATTTTGGAGCAAGAAAAGGACCTTGGAAACTACCTGAATATTCCATATCTAACTTTTTAGAGTCAAATTGTATTCCCGTTTCTGCTGTAATAAAAAGAGACGTATTTAATAAAGTAGGAGGATTTGATGAAAACCTAATCTATACTGAAGATTGGGAATTATGGATTAAAATTATTAAAGATTTTGGAGGTGTTTATAAAATAAATGAGCCTTTATTTTTCTACCGAAAAAATGAAGATAAAAGTTCTATAACAGACAATAGTAAAAACTTAGGGCAAAAGTCAACAATTTACATATACAATAAGCATTATGATTTTTTCTCAAAAAACAAATACGACATTGAAACCTTACTAAAATCAAAAGATAGTAACGAAAAATACAAGAAAAAATATTACAATGTTTGGTATAGAAAATTGTTTTACAAAATAACAAAAAAATGA
- a CDS encoding L-threonylcarbamoyladenylate synthase, whose protein sequence is MNQDINQEIHNAHEVIKEGGLILYPTDTIWGIGCDATNPEAVAKLYKLKQRVETQSMICLMNGEKMMYNVFKEIPEVAWQIMDLSENPTTLILDNPRNVAPNLIAPDKTLAIRIVKDPFCFKLLERMKKPLVSTSANISGQPTPKSFKEISPVILKGVDYVVNLHRDQISGKPSTIIKLTNDSQVKVIRK, encoded by the coding sequence ATGAATCAAGACATCAACCAAGAAATACACAACGCACACGAAGTTATAAAAGAAGGAGGCCTCATACTTTACCCTACTGATACGATCTGGGGAATTGGCTGCGACGCGACAAATCCTGAAGCCGTTGCTAAATTATATAAATTAAAACAAAGGGTAGAAACTCAAAGTATGATTTGTCTGATGAATGGCGAAAAAATGATGTACAATGTGTTCAAAGAAATACCAGAAGTGGCGTGGCAAATTATGGATTTATCCGAAAATCCAACTACTTTAATTCTTGATAACCCAAGAAATGTGGCTCCAAACTTAATCGCTCCTGATAAAACATTGGCAATCCGTATCGTAAAAGATCCGTTTTGTTTTAAATTATTGGAACGAATGAAAAAACCACTGGTTTCCACCTCCGCCAATATTTCAGGGCAACCTACTCCAAAAAGTTTTAAAGAAATTAGCCCCGTGATTTTAAAAGGCGTGGACTATGTTGTAAATTTGCACCGCGATCAAATTTCAGGAAAACCTTCGACAATTATAAAATTGACGAATGATTCTCAAGTAAAAGTGATTCGTAAATAG